The genomic region CTGCGCAGGGCGTCGTCCTGGGCGTCGTACGCGTAGCCGCCCGCGCCGAAGTCACTGCGCGTCTCCGCCGGGAGGGTCCGATCGAGCACCCGATCGGTCATCCACTGCCCGCGTCCGGGGAGCGCGTCGAATCCGCGCGCCAGCAGCCGGTAGGCGGCCAGGCCCGCGCCGCGGGGGATCGCCGTGCACGACGCGGCGATGAAGGCGGCGACCGGCGGCGGATCGGAGGCGCCGACGTACTCGATCGAGAGCAGGCCGCCCATCGAATGGCCCGCCAGCAGGACCGGTCCGCGACGAGCGGCATCGCGCACCGCCGCGTCGATCGTCGCGAACGCGCCCTCGAGCGTGAAGAGCTCGTCGCGCCGCCGGCCGTGGCCGGGCAGATCGACCGCCGCGACCGCCGTTCCCTGCTCGTGCAGGTGGGCGACCTGCGAGCGCCACATCGTGGCGGACGTGCGGATGCCGTGGACGAGGACCACCTGCACGCTCACACCTCCACCGTACGTCCGAGGCGCCGCGGGCGGCGCGGACGGCCCCGCCTCGGTGAGCCGGGCGGGACGGCGGGGTCACAGGCGGGCACCGGTAGACTTCTGCGGACATGTCACCGCGCGCCCTCACTTCGCTCGAGCCCGCTGCCACGCCCGCCGAGCGCATCCGCAATTTCTGCATCATCGCCCACATCGACCACGGGAAGTCGACCCTGGCCGACCGCATGCTGCAGATCACCGGCGTGGTCTCCGATCGTGACATGCGCGCGCAGTACCTCGACCGCATGGACATCGAGCGCGAGCGCGGCATCACGATCAAGTCGCAGGCCGTGCGCATGCCCTGGGCCACCGTTGAGGGCACCTTCGCACTGAACATGATCGACACGCCCGGCCACGTCGACTTCACCTACGAGGTCAGCAGGTCGCTCGCCGCGTGCGAGGGAGCGATCCTCCTCGTCGACGCCGCACAGGGCATCGAAGCGCAGACGCTCGCGAACCTCTATCTCGCGCTCGAGAACGATCTGCAGATCATCCCGGTGCTGAACAAGATCGACCTGCCCGCGGCCGACCCCGAGAAGTACGCCGCCGAGCTGGCGAACCTCATCGGAGGCGAGCCCGAGGACGTCCTCCGCGTCAGCGGCAAGACGGGACTCGGTGTCGAGGACCTGCTCGATCGCATCGTCGACCGCATCCCGGCGCCCGTCGGCGATGCGACCGCCCCCGCCCGCGCGATGATCTTCGACTCCGTCTACGACTCGTACCGCGGCGTGGTGACGTACGTGCGCATGGTCGACGGCAAGCTCGAGCCGCGCGAGCGCATCCAGATGATGTCGACGAAGGCCACGCACGACCTCCTCGAGATCGGCGTCTCCAGCCCCGAGCCGATCCCCACCAGGGGACTGGGCGTCGGCGAGGTCGGCTATCTCATCACCGGTGTGAAGGACGTGCGCCAGTCCAAGGTCGGCGACACCATCACGACCCACCGCAAGCCCGCCCAGGACCCGCTTCCGGGCTACACCGACCCCAAGCCGATGGTCTTCTCGGGCATCTACCCGATCGACGGGAGCGACTACGCCGACCTGCGCGAGGCCCTCGACAAGCTGAAGCTCTCGGACGCCTCGCTCCAGTACGAGCCCGAGACCTCGGTCGCGCTGGGGTTCGGCTTCCGCTGCGGCTTCCTGGGACTGCTGCACCTCGAGATCATCACCGAGCGCCTGTCGCGGGAGTTCGGCCTCGACCTCATCACCACGGCCCCGTCTGTGACGTACGAGGTCACGACCGACACGGGCGAGACAGTCACGGTCACCAACCCGAGCGAGTACCCCGACGGCCGGGTCGCCGAGGTGTCCGAGCCCGTCGTCAAGGTGGGGATCCTGCTCCCCAAGGACTACGTCGGCACCGTGATGGAGCTGTGCCAGTCGCGGCGCGGGTCGCTCCAGGGCATGGACTACCTCAGCGAGGACCGGGTCGAGCTGCGCTACAGCATGCCCCTCGGCGAGATCGTCTTCGACTTCTTCGACCAGCTGAAGTCCAAGACGCAGGGCTACGCCAGCCTCGACTACGAGCCGTCCGGTTCGCAGACGGCCGACCTGGTCAAGGTCGACATCCTGCTCCAGGGCGAGAAGGTGGACGCCTTCAGCTCGATCGTGCACCGCGAGAAGGCCTACGCGTACGGCACGCTGATGACCGAGCGGCTGCGCAAGCTCATTCCCCGTCAGCAGTTCGAAGTCCCCATCCAGGCGGCGATCGGCGCGCGCATCATCGCCCGCGAGAACATCCGCGCCATCCGCAAGGACGTGCTGGCCAAGTGCTACGGCGGTGACATCACCCGCAAGCGCAAGCTCCTCGAGAAGCAGAAGGAGGGCAAGAAGCGCATGAAGATGGTGGGTCGCGTCGAGGTCCCCCAGGAGGCGTTCATCGCGGCGCTGTCGGGGGACGTCGAGGGCAAGGACAAGAAGTAGCAGGCGGCGGCCGGCGCCTCACACCGAGCGTGCAGGGGCCGCCACTAGGGTGGACATCATGCGTCGCGGGACCTTCAAGGACGAGACGGTCGACTATGCAGCGGTCGGCGCCACTCAGGCGCCCGACCTCATGCACTACCCGCCCGAGCGAAGCATCCCCGCGCAGGAATCCTGGCGGATCGGCAGCGGCGAGGCACGCTTCCACACGGCATCGGAGTCTCTGCTGTCGTGGGGCGCCCAGCGCGGCGCGGGCCTGACGGTCCTCGACGTCCGTCCCGCATCCGGACCCATGTACTCCGGCGTGAGCTTCGCCGACGACGGCACCCCGATCGCCCCGAGCCGCAGCGAGGCGGATCTCCGCTACGACGAGAACGGCACCCCCTACGTCGCCGCCGGCGCGACGGTCTCGCTCGCAGGACGCGTGCGCGGTTACCGCGCAGACGCCGACCTGCGCGTGATCCTCGCCGTCGAGGAGCCGCGTCGGGTCGGCTTCGCCCTCGGCACGGTCTCGGGTTCGGTCGTCAGCGGCGAGGAGTCGTTCATGCTCGACTGGCGCGACAACGACGAGGTCTGGTTCACCGTGCGCGCCTTCGACGCGCCCACCGGTCTGCTGTACCGGATGCTGCCCGCGCTCGTCCGGCGACGTCGCCGCGAGCTGTTCACCGGGTACCTGCGCGCGATCTCGCCGCTGTACGCGACTCCGTCCTGACCGTGGGCTCGGCACTTCCGCTCGGCGAGCCGGTCCCGCCCGACGGCTCGCTGCCGGCGGGCACGCGCGTCGACCCGGCCTCGCCCTTCGGCGTGTACCTCCATGTCCCGTTCTGCCGCGTGCGCTGCGGGTACTGCGACTTCAACACGTACACGTCGCAGGAGCTGCGGGGCGCTCGGCAGGAGGACTACGCCCACGAGGTGCTCCGCGAGATCGCGCTGGCGCGCGGGGTGCTCGAGCACGCGGGGGACATCCGCCCCGCGTCGACGGTCTTCTTCGGCGGCGGCACCCCGACGCTGCTGGCGCCGGGCGATCTCGCGCGCATGCTGGACGGCGTCCGCGACGCCTTCGGCATCGACCCGGGCGCCGAGGTGACCGTCGAGGCCAACCCCGACACCGTGACCGATGAGGTGGCGCAGGTCCTCGCCGACGCCGGCGTGACGCGCCTGTCCATCGGCATGCAGTCCGCCGTGCCGCACGTCCTGCGGACCCTGGATCGCACGCATCGCCCCGAGTCCATCGGGACGGCGGTGGCGGCTGCGCGGGCGGCGGGGCTCCACGTGAGCCTCGACCTGATCTACGGCGCGCCGGGCGAGTCCCTCGACGACTGGCGGACCTCGCTCACGGCGGCGCTCGCGCACGACCCCGATCACGTGTCGGCCTATGCCCTCATCATCGAGGACGGTACGGGTCTCGCCCGGCGGATCCGCCGGGGCGAGGTGCCCGCGCCGGACGACGATCTGCAGGCCGACATGTACGAGCTGGCGGACGGGATGCTCGCTGACGCCGGGTACTCCTGGTACGAGATCTCGAACTGGGCGCGGTCCGACGACGCGCGGTCGCGTCACAATCTCGCGTACTGGCGGGGAACGGACTGGTGGGGCTTCGGACCCGGCGCGCACAGCCACATCGGCGGCGTCCGCTTCTGGAACGTCAAGCATCCCGCCGCCTACGCCCAGCGCCTCGCGGCCGGAGAGACCCCGGCCGCCGGCAGGGAGCGCCCGGACGACGACGCGCGTGCGCTCGAGCGCGTGCTGCTGGGAACGCGCATCCGCGAGGGGTATCCGATCGCGGCGCTGAGCGCGACGGCGCGCCGGGGCGTGGCGGGTCTGATCGCCGACGGCCTCGTCGAGGGCCCGGCGGCGATGCGGGGGCGCATCGTCCCGACCCTGCGCGGAAGACTCCTGGCCGATGTGATCGCGCGCACCCTCACGTCGTGAGGCCTGCCGAATCGCCGCGGGCCCGGGAGGACCCGCCCGGCACGGTACCGGTAAGATTGGCACTCACGACCAACGAGTGCCAGCGAGGGGGATGATGGTCAGCGAACGGGGACTCCAGGTGCTGCGGGCGATCGTCCAGGACTACGTGGACACCCGCGAGCCGGTGGGCAGCAAGTCGATCGTCGACCGGCACGCCTTCGGCGTGTCCGCCGCGACGATCCGCAACGACATGGCCCTGCTCGAGGAGGAGGAGCTCATCGAGGCTCCGCACACCTCGTCGGGGCGCGTGCCCACCGACAAGGGCTACCGCGTCTTCGTCGACCACCTGGCCGAGATCCGGCCGCTGACCACCGCGCAGCGGCAGGCGATCGCCTCGTTCCTCGAAGCGCCGGGGGATCTCGACGACACGCTCGCCCGCACGGTGCGCGTGCTGTCGCAGCTGACCGGGCAGGTCGCTCTCGTGCAGTACCCGTCGTTCGCGCGCGCGACGGTAACCCACGTCGAACTCGTGCAGCTCGGGGGCGGGCGGATGCTGGTGATCGTCGTCACCGACACCGGCCGCGTCTCGCAGCGGCTGGCGTTCGTGCGCGACGAGTTCGACGAGGCCGAGCTCGGGCGCATCCGCGCCGAGCTCGGGACGATGCTCGTGGGTCGATCGGTGCGCGACGGACTGCAGCGTATCGGGGACCACCTCTCGTCGACGGCCAGCCTTCCGGCGCCGCTCGAGGAGGCGACGGCGGCCGTGTTGCGCGTGGTCGGCGAAGAGCTCGAGGAGTTCCGCCAGGATCGGCTGGTGATGGCGGGCAGCGCGAACCTGGCCCGGCGCGAGGCCGACTTCCGCGGCAGCATCTCGCCGCTGCTGGAAGCCATCGAGGAGCAGGTCACGCTGCTGCGGCTCATGGGCGAGATGGTCGCCGACGAGCAGGGCCTCGCGGCGAGCATCGGGCGTGAGAACCAGGCGTTCGGGCTCACCGAGGCGTCGGTCCTCGCCAGCGACTACGACTCGACGGTGGCCCGTGCCCGCATCGGCGTGCTGGGGCCCACACGCATGGACTATCCGAGCAATCTGGCTTCGGTGCGCGCGGTGGCGCGCTACCTGAGCCGTCTGCTCGACGAGGACGAGGCCGCCCGGTGACGGGCGGGCCGACGACACGGATGCCGCCTGCGGGCGGCCGGGAAGGCGACAGTGGCTGACCACTACGAAGTGCTCGGGGTCTCGCGCGATGCGAGCCCGGACGAGATCAAGAAGGCGTACCGACGGCTCGCACGCCAGCTCCACCCGGACGTCAATCCGGGTGAGGAGGCCGCCGAGCGGTTCAAGCTGGTCACGCACGCGTACGACGTCCTGAGCGACCCCGACCAGCGCGCCCGCTACGACATGGGCGGCGACACCGCGTTCGGCGGCGGTGCCGCGGGATTCGGCGGATTCAGCGACATCTTCGAGACCTTCTTCGGCGCCGCCGCCGGCGGCGGTCGCGCGGGTCGCCCGCGATCGCGGCGCGAGCGTGGCCAGGATGCCCTCGTGCGCGTCACGCTCGACCTCGGCGACGTCGTGTTCGGAGTCCACCGCGACATCGAGGTCGACACGGCCGTGCTGTGCGAGACCTGCGAGGGCTCGTGCTGCCAGCCGGGCACGTCGCCCGTCACGTGCGACATCTGCCACGGCTCCGGTCACGTCCAGCGGCAGGTACGCAGTCTCCTGGGGAACGTGGTCACGTCGCAGCCCTGCGGCGTCTGCCAGGGCTACGGAACGACGATCCCGTACCCCTGCGCGACGTGCCAGGGTCAGGGGCGCGTGCGCGCGCGCCGCACCGTGTCCCTCGACATCCCGGCCGGCGTCGAGAGCGGACTCCGCCTGCAGCTGCCGGGGTCGGGTGAGGTCGGCCCGGCGGGCGGCCCCAACGGCGACCTGTACGTCGAGGTCACCGTCTCGCCCCACGACGTCTTCAGCCGCGACGGCGACGACCTGCTCGCGACGCTCGAGGTCTCGATGCCCGACGCGATCCTGGGCACCTCGACCACGATCGAATCGCTCGACGGCCCCGTCGACCTCGAGGTGCGTCCCGGCGTCCAGTCCGGCGACGTGCTCACGATCAAGGGACGGGGGATCACGCCCCTGCGCTCGACGCAGCGCGGTGATCTGCGCGTGGGCGTCCACGTGGTGACTCCGACGCGGCTGGACGCCAAGGAGCGCGCCCTCATCGAGGACTTCGCCCGGCGCACCAAGGCACCGGCGCCGCGACTGGGCGAGTTCCAGCAGGGTCTGTTCGCCAAGCTCCGCGACCGGTTCCGCCACAGCTGACATGGTCCTGCACTTCGTCGCCGAGGAGGCCGCCTCCGCGCAGCCCGGTGACACGCTCGTGCTCGCGGGCTCGGAGGCGCATCATGCCGCCACGGTCCGCCGACTCCGGGCGGGGGAGCACGTGACGGTCGGCGACGGCCGCGGCGCGTGGCTCGAGGGGGTCTGCGAGGCCGCCGCCGCGCGCGAAGTGGTCGTGGCCGTCCGGCAGCGGCGCGACGTGCCGGCGCCGACGTCGCGGCTCGTGCTCGTGCAGGCACTGGCGAAGGGCGACCGCGACGAACTCGCGATCCAGGCGGCGACGGAGCTGGGCGTCGACGGCATCGTGCCGTGGCAGGCGGCGCGCAGCATCTCGCGGTGGGAGGGCCCCAAGCGGGAGAAGGGTCTGGCGCGCTGGCGCACGATCGCACGCGAGGCCGGCAAGCAGGCGCACCGCGCCTGGCTGCCGGAGGTGGAGCCGATCGCGGGCACCGCCGACATCGTGAAGCGGGCCGCGCAGTCCCGTGTGCTGGTGCTGGAGCCGACCGCCGACGAGCCGCTCACGCGAATCGACGCGGGCGATCGGGCCGAGACGCTGCTCGTCGTCGGTCCCGAGGGCGGCATCGCCCCCGAAGAGCTCGCCGCCCTCGCCGCTGCGGGCGCCCGCTCGGTGCGCCTGGGCGACACGGTCCTGCGCACGTCGACGGCGGGGCCCGCCGCGATCGCCGTGATGAGCGCCCGCCTCGGACGCTGGTGACCCCCGTCGGTAGACTGATGGGCATGAGCGAACCTTCGATCTTCACGCGCATCCTCACGGGCGAGGTCCCGTCCGAGATCATCGCGCAGACCGACAACGTGTTCGCGATCCGCGACATCGCGCCGAAGGCGCCGGTCCACCTTCTGGTGATCCCGAAGTCCGGGCAGTATCGCGACGTCGTCGAGCTCGCCGCCGGCGATCCCGGGCTGCTGACCGAGATGATCTCGCTGGCGGACACGCTGGCGGCGGAGCACTCCGACGGGGACTTCCGCCTCGTGTTCAACACCGGACCGAATGCCGGGCAGACCGTGTACCACGTGCACGCCCATGTGCTCGCGGGCTCGCTCGAGGAGAAGACCCTCGGTGGCTGACGACACGCCTGCCGTCGAACGCATCTACGCGGACGGGGTCGCCATGGTCCAGCTGCTCGGGCCCCAGGACCGCCTGCTGCGCGTCATCGAGCGCGAGCATCCCGATGTCGACGTCCACGTGCGCGGCAACGAGATCACGCTGACCGGTGAGCACCGCGCCGTCAGCGCCGCCCGCGAGCTCGTCGACGAACTGCTCGCGATGACGCGCTCGGGCCACGGACTCGAGCCGACCGACGTCGCCAGCTCCAGCCGCATCCTGCGCGCCGAGGGCGGTCCGCGGCCGTCCGAGGTCCTCGGCGAGGCGATCCTGTCCTCGCGCGGCAAGGTGATCCGCCCCAAGACGCTCGGCCAGAAGGGCTACGTCGACGCCATCGACGAGAGCACCATCGTGTTCGGCATCGGCCCCGCCGGCACCGGCAAGACGTACCTGGCGATGGCGAAGGCCGTGCAGGCCCTCCAGCGCAAGGAGGTCAGCCGCATCATCCTGACGCGTCCCGCCGTCGAGGCGGGGGAGCGGCTCGGGTTCCTCCCGGGCACGCTGACCGACAAGATCGACCCGTACCTGCGGCCGCTGTACGACGCGCTGAACGAGATGATGGATCCCGAGCTCGTCCCCAAGCTGATCGCGACCGGAACGATCGAGGTCGCTCCGCTGGCGTACATGCGCGGCCGGACCCTCAACGACTCGTTCGTCGTCCTCGACGAGGCTCAGAACACCACGCCCGAGCAGATGAAGATGTTCCTGACGCGCCTCGGCTTCGGCACCCGCATGGTCGTCACCGGCGACATCACCCAGGTCGACCTGCCTCAGGGGGCATCCGGACTGCGGCTGGTGACGCGCGTGCTGAGCGACATCGACGACATCCACTTCTCCTACCTGACCAGCGACGACGTCGTCCGCCACACGCTCGTGGGACGCATCGTCGACGCGTACAGCGAGTACGACGAGCGGCGACTGGCCGCCCGGCGCGAGCGCGACGAGGCGTCGGAGCTGGCGAACCGGGCGGAGCGTCGCGGCCACATGCGGCCGAGCGGGCCGCGCGATCATCTTCCGAAGCGAGGACGCTCATGACGATCGAGATCAGCAACGAGTCCGGCGCGCCGGTCGACGAGGCCGTGCTGCTGCGCCTCATGGAGCACAACCTCGCTGAGCTGCACGTCAGCCCCGACGCGGACGTCGCGATCCTCGCCGTCGACGAGGGTGCGATGGAGGCGCTCCACGTCCAGTGGATGGACGAGCCCGGCCCCACCGATGTGCTGAGCTTCCCCATGGACGAGCTGCGTCCGGGCACCGAGGACCAGCCTGCTCCGCCCGGCCTCCTGGGAGACATCGTGCTGTGCCCGCAGGTGGCCGAGACCCAGGCGGTCGCCGCGAAGCACTCGACCCTGGACGAGCTGATCATGCTGACCACGCACGGCCTGCTGCACCTGCTCGGCTTCGACCACGCCGAGCCTGACGAGGAGCGCGAGATGTTCGCCCTGCAGCGCGACCTGATCGCCTCGTTCACCCTTTCGGAAAGGCGGCGCGGCCGTTCATGACCGCAGCACTCCTGCTCATCGTCGCAGCTGTCCTGCTCGCCTTCGGCGCCCTCATGGTCGCGCTCGACGCCGCACTGTCGGTGACGTCCCGCGCCGACCTCGCCGACCTCGGCGCGTCGGGTCGCAACGCCGTCAGCCTGCGGCGGATCGCGCACGATCCCGACGCGCACACCAACGCCGTCGCCTTCATCCGCGTGCTCGCCGAGACGACGGCGGCGGTGCTGGTCACCGTCGCGTTCACGCTCATCTTCGACAACATCTGGTGGGCGATGCTCGCCGCGGCGCTCATCATGACCGCGGTGTCGTACGTCGTCGTGGGCGTGAGCCCGCGCAACGTCGGGCGGCAGCACGCGCGCGGTCTGCTGCGCGCGGGGGCCCCGATCGTGCGGGGCACGCGCGTGCTGCTCGGTCCCCTCGCGCACGGTCTGGCCGCGGTCGGCACGACGCTGACGCCCGGGGTCTCCCGCAGCGGCGCGTTCGCGTCCGAGGAGCAGCTGCTCAGCATCATCGACGACGCCGCGGAGAACGAGCTGATCGAGGAGGACGACCGGGAGCTGATCCACTCGGTGTTCGACTTCACCGACGCGTTCGTGCGCGAGCTCATGGTGCCGCGCACGGACATGGTGACCGTCGACGCGACGGCCACCACCCGCGACGCGATGGCGATCTTCCTCGAGAAGGGCGTGTCGCGCATGCCGATCGTGGACGCCGAC from Microbacter sp. GSS18 harbors:
- a CDS encoding 16S rRNA (uracil(1498)-N(3))-methyltransferase is translated as MVLHFVAEEAASAQPGDTLVLAGSEAHHAATVRRLRAGEHVTVGDGRGAWLEGVCEAAAAREVVVAVRQRRDVPAPTSRLVLVQALAKGDRDELAIQAATELGVDGIVPWQAARSISRWEGPKREKGLARWRTIAREAGKQAHRAWLPEVEPIAGTADIVKRAAQSRVLVLEPTADEPLTRIDAGDRAETLLVVGPEGGIAPEELAALAAAGARSVRLGDTVLRTSTAGPAAIAVMSARLGRW
- the dnaJ gene encoding molecular chaperone DnaJ: MADHYEVLGVSRDASPDEIKKAYRRLARQLHPDVNPGEEAAERFKLVTHAYDVLSDPDQRARYDMGGDTAFGGGAAGFGGFSDIFETFFGAAAGGGRAGRPRSRRERGQDALVRVTLDLGDVVFGVHRDIEVDTAVLCETCEGSCCQPGTSPVTCDICHGSGHVQRQVRSLLGNVVTSQPCGVCQGYGTTIPYPCATCQGQGRVRARRTVSLDIPAGVESGLRLQLPGSGEVGPAGGPNGDLYVEVTVSPHDVFSRDGDDLLATLEVSMPDAILGTSTTIESLDGPVDLEVRPGVQSGDVLTIKGRGITPLRSTQRGDLRVGVHVVTPTRLDAKERALIEDFARRTKAPAPRLGEFQQGLFAKLRDRFRHS
- a CDS encoding HIT domain-containing protein, with the protein product MSEPSIFTRILTGEVPSEIIAQTDNVFAIRDIAPKAPVHLLVIPKSGQYRDVVELAAGDPGLLTEMISLADTLAAEHSDGDFRLVFNTGPNAGQTVYHVHAHVLAGSLEEKTLGG
- the hrcA gene encoding heat-inducible transcriptional repressor HrcA; this encodes MVSERGLQVLRAIVQDYVDTREPVGSKSIVDRHAFGVSAATIRNDMALLEEEELIEAPHTSSGRVPTDKGYRVFVDHLAEIRPLTTAQRQAIASFLEAPGDLDDTLARTVRVLSQLTGQVALVQYPSFARATVTHVELVQLGGGRMLVIVVTDTGRVSQRLAFVRDEFDEAELGRIRAELGTMLVGRSVRDGLQRIGDHLSSTASLPAPLEEATAAVLRVVGEELEEFRQDRLVMAGSANLARREADFRGSISPLLEAIEEQVTLLRLMGEMVADEQGLAASIGRENQAFGLTEASVLASDYDSTVARARIGVLGPTRMDYPSNLASVRAVARYLSRLLDEDEAAR
- a CDS encoding alpha/beta hydrolase encodes the protein MSVQVVLVHGIRTSATMWRSQVAHLHEQGTAVAAVDLPGHGRRRDELFTLEGAFATIDAAVRDAARRGPVLLAGHSMGGLLSIEYVGASDPPPVAAFIAASCTAIPRGAGLAAYRLLARGFDALPGRGQWMTDRVLDRTLPAETRSDFGAGGYAYDAQDDALRSLSVLDLLTALRRIDVPLWFINGQYDQLRVNERLFAREAPQAELIVVPRTTHLVTAMRPRVFNALLDLAIATVRQT
- the hemW gene encoding radical SAM family heme chaperone HemW is translated as MGSALPLGEPVPPDGSLPAGTRVDPASPFGVYLHVPFCRVRCGYCDFNTYTSQELRGARQEDYAHEVLREIALARGVLEHAGDIRPASTVFFGGGTPTLLAPGDLARMLDGVRDAFGIDPGAEVTVEANPDTVTDEVAQVLADAGVTRLSIGMQSAVPHVLRTLDRTHRPESIGTAVAAARAAGLHVSLDLIYGAPGESLDDWRTSLTAALAHDPDHVSAYALIIEDGTGLARRIRRGEVPAPDDDLQADMYELADGMLADAGYSWYEISNWARSDDARSRHNLAYWRGTDWWGFGPGAHSHIGGVRFWNVKHPAAYAQRLAAGETPAAGRERPDDDARALERVLLGTRIREGYPIAALSATARRGVAGLIADGLVEGPAAMRGRIVPTLRGRLLADVIARTLTS
- the lepA gene encoding translation elongation factor 4; the encoded protein is MSPRALTSLEPAATPAERIRNFCIIAHIDHGKSTLADRMLQITGVVSDRDMRAQYLDRMDIERERGITIKSQAVRMPWATVEGTFALNMIDTPGHVDFTYEVSRSLAACEGAILLVDAAQGIEAQTLANLYLALENDLQIIPVLNKIDLPAADPEKYAAELANLIGGEPEDVLRVSGKTGLGVEDLLDRIVDRIPAPVGDATAPARAMIFDSVYDSYRGVVTYVRMVDGKLEPRERIQMMSTKATHDLLEIGVSSPEPIPTRGLGVGEVGYLITGVKDVRQSKVGDTITTHRKPAQDPLPGYTDPKPMVFSGIYPIDGSDYADLREALDKLKLSDASLQYEPETSVALGFGFRCGFLGLLHLEIITERLSREFGLDLITTAPSVTYEVTTDTGETVTVTNPSEYPDGRVAEVSEPVVKVGILLPKDYVGTVMELCQSRRGSLQGMDYLSEDRVELRYSMPLGEIVFDFFDQLKSKTQGYASLDYEPSGSQTADLVKVDILLQGEKVDAFSSIVHREKAYAYGTLMTERLRKLIPRQQFEVPIQAAIGARIIARENIRAIRKDVLAKCYGGDITRKRKLLEKQKEGKKRMKMVGRVEVPQEAFIAALSGDVEGKDKK
- a CDS encoding PhoH family protein; this translates as MADDTPAVERIYADGVAMVQLLGPQDRLLRVIEREHPDVDVHVRGNEITLTGEHRAVSAARELVDELLAMTRSGHGLEPTDVASSSRILRAEGGPRPSEVLGEAILSSRGKVIRPKTLGQKGYVDAIDESTIVFGIGPAGTGKTYLAMAKAVQALQRKEVSRIILTRPAVEAGERLGFLPGTLTDKIDPYLRPLYDALNEMMDPELVPKLIATGTIEVAPLAYMRGRTLNDSFVVLDEAQNTTPEQMKMFLTRLGFGTRMVVTGDITQVDLPQGASGLRLVTRVLSDIDDIHFSYLTSDDVVRHTLVGRIVDAYSEYDERRLAARRERDEASELANRAERRGHMRPSGPRDHLPKRGRS
- a CDS encoding hemolysin family protein gives rise to the protein MTAALLLIVAAVLLAFGALMVALDAALSVTSRADLADLGASGRNAVSLRRIAHDPDAHTNAVAFIRVLAETTAAVLVTVAFTLIFDNIWWAMLAAALIMTAVSYVVVGVSPRNVGRQHARGLLRAGAPIVRGTRVLLGPLAHGLAAVGTTLTPGVSRSGAFASEEQLLSIIDDAAENELIEEDDRELIHSVFDFTDAFVRELMVPRTDMVTVDATATTRDAMAIFLEKGVSRMPIVDADADDIVGLLYLKDLVQFGFQGEAGWRDEPILRIARSAVFVPESMKAETLLQQMKRDAVHVCMVIDEYGAVSGLVTLEDLIEEIVGEIVDEYDPRGDEVVELAAGRYRVSARMSLDEVGDLFGLELEDEDVDSVGGLLGKALGRIPQPGATGELSGLIMTGGASRGRGRLATVIVERAPDAEDDQDADPRAGDAEPVRPRTAEIRVVKAAKDRGKAKQKGGAA
- a CDS encoding DUF1990 family protein, giving the protein MRRGTFKDETVDYAAVGATQAPDLMHYPPERSIPAQESWRIGSGEARFHTASESLLSWGAQRGAGLTVLDVRPASGPMYSGVSFADDGTPIAPSRSEADLRYDENGTPYVAAGATVSLAGRVRGYRADADLRVILAVEEPRRVGFALGTVSGSVVSGEESFMLDWRDNDEVWFTVRAFDAPTGLLYRMLPALVRRRRRELFTGYLRAISPLYATPS
- the ybeY gene encoding rRNA maturation RNase YbeY, whose translation is MTIEISNESGAPVDEAVLLRLMEHNLAELHVSPDADVAILAVDEGAMEALHVQWMDEPGPTDVLSFPMDELRPGTEDQPAPPGLLGDIVLCPQVAETQAVAAKHSTLDELIMLTTHGLLHLLGFDHAEPDEEREMFALQRDLIASFTLSERRRGRS